In the Advenella kashmirensis WT001 genome, one interval contains:
- a CDS encoding ABC transporter ATP-binding protein: MIALCCPVPRGPAKAYSYGLALLDKPDAGELVLRGKPVQPADACRYRAQVAYIRQSPVLLQTSVEGNLTFPFGLAVNRDKRYDRQKIERFLHAIDRPSSFLTKDSDTLSGGEKQLVCLLRVLQLDPCLLLLDEPTSALDETTAQLVEKLIEHWMHVNDHRTATLWISHDEQQKARVGNRVWQMKSGRLTTDEIAGRQA; the protein is encoded by the coding sequence GTGATCGCATTGTGTTGTCCGGTGCCTCGGGGTCCGGCAAAAGCGTATTCGTACGGACTGGCCTTGCTGGACAAGCCCGACGCCGGCGAACTGGTTCTGCGCGGTAAGCCGGTGCAACCGGCAGACGCTTGTCGCTACCGGGCTCAGGTTGCCTATATCCGGCAAAGCCCGGTGTTGCTGCAGACCAGTGTCGAGGGCAATCTGACCTTTCCTTTCGGGCTCGCCGTAAACCGGGATAAAAGGTACGACCGGCAGAAAATTGAACGGTTTCTGCACGCTATTGACCGCCCCAGCTCATTTCTGACCAAGGATTCGGACACGCTATCGGGTGGAGAGAAGCAACTGGTCTGCCTGTTGCGCGTATTGCAGCTGGATCCCTGTCTTTTGCTGCTGGATGAGCCTACTTCGGCGCTGGATGAGACTACGGCGCAACTGGTGGAAAAGCTGATTGAGCACTGGATGCACGTGAACGATCATCGCACGGCGACACTGTGGATCAGCCACGATGAACAGCAAAAGGCCCGGGTGGGCAATCGTGTATGGCAAATGAAAAGCGGTCGCCTCACGACCGATGAAATAGCAGGCAGGCAAGCATGA
- a CDS encoding NAD-binding protein, whose translation MKLSRRTKSILVMIGGLAVIVLTWNGLGQHYPQINEWLYLPERLYRTLRTLMGSDPVSSSLPPENLPWQLTLVKIVVTLALLAGMYRIAQKLFVEYYTQFRLLFRRNQILVIGINRKGQALLADLKRTHDTTGVAIELDADHSNASALRRDGHLVYFGDGTQSAVLQDAGIRSARFMICFLDKEQTTINVVRALHQITQKNPEKYQVRCFLHIGNAKVSTMLQQSDYFEDEKKNGIDLRFFNHHQMIARQFFARLAYDYAQPMRDPNAAFRLIVFGAGETAKALLVQALQVMHTINPASPDIIVYGADAEHAGRQLAAEYPGAAMVSSIKYMPFDGAYDHILNELVIDPPAHLVPVVIAAFDDDSVNLKLSLEILHATPAAAFRVFALNYHNDGLNALLKSRQSRLNRLTFFGSLESVCQVELITQERLDVTARSIHEDYLQQLAPQQGSLSESDAYKQSWDMLNEQAKDANRAQADHIAYKLAMCGKLAALQEQGAGVQEALSFTAEEVEMLAQVEHTRWMAQRYLAGWRYGAQRDDQRRLHPSLVEWAMLPEAEKQKDRDVVLRIPFLVQGHRAKPSV comes from the coding sequence ATGAAATTATCGCGCCGTACAAAAAGCATTCTGGTCATGATCGGTGGGCTCGCGGTCATCGTGCTGACCTGGAACGGCCTGGGACAGCATTACCCGCAAATCAATGAATGGCTCTATCTGCCTGAAAGACTGTATCGCACCTTGCGAACGCTGATGGGATCGGACCCGGTGTCGTCGTCTTTGCCTCCGGAAAACCTGCCATGGCAACTGACATTGGTCAAAATCGTGGTGACGCTGGCGCTGCTGGCAGGAATGTATCGGATCGCCCAGAAGCTTTTTGTTGAATATTACACCCAATTTCGGCTGCTGTTCAGGCGTAACCAGATACTGGTGATTGGCATTAATCGAAAGGGCCAGGCGTTGCTCGCAGATCTGAAGCGTACTCACGATACAACCGGAGTGGCCATTGAGCTGGACGCCGATCATAGCAATGCGAGTGCGCTACGGCGCGATGGCCATCTTGTTTATTTTGGCGATGGTACGCAAAGCGCGGTGCTTCAGGATGCGGGTATTCGCAGCGCGCGCTTCATGATATGTTTTCTGGATAAAGAGCAGACCACCATCAATGTGGTGCGGGCGCTGCACCAGATCACGCAGAAAAATCCGGAGAAATATCAGGTACGTTGTTTCCTGCACATAGGCAACGCCAAGGTAAGCACCATGCTGCAGCAATCGGACTATTTCGAGGACGAAAAGAAAAATGGCATTGACTTGCGGTTTTTCAATCACCATCAGATGATTGCACGGCAGTTCTTTGCACGACTTGCTTATGACTATGCCCAGCCTATGCGCGATCCCAATGCAGCCTTTCGGCTGATTGTCTTTGGTGCTGGAGAGACGGCCAAAGCCTTGCTGGTGCAGGCGCTGCAGGTGATGCATACGATTAATCCGGCCTCGCCGGACATTATTGTGTACGGCGCAGACGCCGAGCACGCAGGCAGGCAACTGGCTGCCGAGTATCCGGGTGCCGCAATGGTGTCGTCTATCAAATATATGCCGTTCGATGGCGCTTATGATCATATTCTGAATGAGCTCGTCATTGATCCGCCGGCTCATCTTGTTCCAGTGGTGATTGCTGCTTTTGACGACGATTCGGTCAATCTCAAGCTATCGCTGGAAATATTGCACGCGACTCCTGCAGCCGCGTTTCGCGTGTTCGCCTTGAACTATCACAATGATGGCCTGAATGCGCTACTCAAGTCGCGACAGAGCAGATTGAACCGGCTGACCTTTTTTGGCAGTCTGGAATCGGTGTGTCAGGTGGAGCTGATTACACAGGAGCGGCTGGACGTCACGGCGCGCAGTATTCATGAAGACTATCTGCAACAACTTGCACCGCAGCAAGGTTCGCTCAGCGAAAGCGATGCTTACAAGCAATCGTGGGACATGTTGAATGAACAGGCCAAGGACGCCAATCGTGCGCAGGCGGATCATATCGCCTACAAGCTGGCCATGTGCGGAAAGCTGGCGGCGCTACAGGAGCAGGGGGCGGGCGTGCAGGAGGCCCTCTCATTTACCGCCGAGGAGGTGGAGATGCTCGCACAGGTGGAGCACACACGCTGGATGGCGCAACGTTATCTGGCAGGCTGGCGTTACGGCGCCCAGCGTGATGACCAGCGGCGCTTGCATCCTTCTCTGGTGGAATGGGCGATGCTTCCCGAGGCCGAAAAACAAAAGGACCGCGATGTTGTATTGCGCATTCCATTCCTTGTGCAAGGCCACAGGGCCAAACCGTCTGTCTGA
- a CDS encoding toll/interleukin-1 receptor domain-containing protein, which yields MTEETADNRLTYAAFISYSHADNRQEGRKWADWLHHELETYEVPADLVGRPNRAGKPIAAQIYPVFQDEKELSASASLSSALTAALDASSYLVYLSSPQSARSVYVSEELRRFKQTGKGDRIIALILAGEPEYGTESSAQQCFPEVLRYRVDESGNIDHSVSQEPIAADVRLPGTQDQGFTTPEAYRQSLQGDRTLSRKEVERRVQAYKDRLDLAKLKIIAGVLDVPLGDLTQRDQAYQLAKARQRTKIVKRIAVVIGVLAVMAMALGVYAWTERNAAQTMLSRSLFLSGLNKIDQKEVAEGAAYMAAAARYGNERTALYLQSMLMRQNGMTPMPRLDSTPVFSPDGHWIAALNATSNEQRGLQIWDAYAQKLHATVTDAKANAFSKLAFDGQNALYFMTADNTIAKWQDGKPQETVYKAPNDLRIVSFAPGADGRWLVIQGWHVVDGKMQYIKSLLFNTHDRQTVIDQVPVRQREGGNTQRYLFAPQGNAIAFHETEDNDNRVRVYPMDADGKLQQARNYVVPGGIIWVRFSPDARHVFVRAANGLYHIDLRRNDSQIAKVAGQLIPDDIYFNEDGRSFVVVWQSNYTVYDIDNNTPVTSGNAGISLSAMLRDDVANVSPDLTQRVENQEGIFFLVTDLAPPLLRSQLNLGPDLMSFRAMPDGKGVVLLKKDSHNLQYAALGGNSKLRDFIRTPEQIDRFGVASEQDYVYTISEPRQGMSTLRFYRATTGKPMGKPLSVRGVISFSHDGSTVSSRIDDEKMAIWEIETGNRKQTFGLRKNEKYKLSADLSIILVLESPNKWRVQQVATGEILHREQTELKGAYFTPDNKYLLAFFNGKAQLYDLKDFVSRLTLPTAGDAPKAELSPDGNMLAMAEDNKYIRLWNLERKQAVGQKIRNDAAGGYLKFSRDGQLLFASDPLDLRSDKGIAMYDTQTGMPVVMPFAISRIDDVVLLPDGKDIVTLDTRSSQSILNVWAVPDALLGPVQELADQSEIYFGKKYDNDAAAVVDAPSVAQRPESWFFQDPYNRPLVPDSTVPLTAYIEKQLPIRNPDQLRLIYNYWRFHPQARAALAVYFSQNKDTAFVANSLIRMTQLQLQRVKDESVRKKTVTLLEQAQKNMQEHP from the coding sequence CTGCGCCGTTTCAAACAAACCGGCAAGGGCGATCGGATTATTGCGTTGATCCTTGCCGGGGAACCGGAATACGGCACAGAGTCTTCCGCGCAGCAGTGTTTTCCGGAAGTGCTGCGATATCGTGTAGATGAGTCCGGCAATATCGATCACAGCGTAAGTCAGGAGCCCATCGCTGCGGACGTTCGTCTGCCCGGTACGCAGGACCAGGGTTTTACGACGCCCGAGGCCTACAGGCAGTCTTTGCAGGGCGATCGAACCCTGTCCAGAAAGGAAGTGGAGCGCCGCGTTCAGGCGTACAAGGATCGGCTTGATCTGGCCAAGCTCAAGATTATTGCGGGTGTGCTTGACGTGCCGCTGGGCGACTTGACACAGCGTGATCAGGCCTATCAACTGGCCAAGGCCAGGCAGCGTACGAAGATTGTCAAGCGGATTGCAGTTGTGATCGGAGTGCTGGCTGTCATGGCAATGGCGCTGGGTGTATATGCCTGGACAGAACGCAATGCTGCGCAAACCATGCTATCGCGCTCATTGTTTCTGTCTGGCCTGAATAAGATTGATCAGAAGGAAGTGGCCGAAGGCGCTGCGTATATGGCGGCCGCTGCTCGCTACGGCAATGAACGGACCGCGCTATACCTGCAATCGATGCTAATGCGCCAGAACGGCATGACGCCGATGCCCAGACTGGATTCAACACCTGTATTCAGCCCCGACGGCCATTGGATCGCGGCGCTCAATGCGACGTCCAACGAGCAGCGCGGCCTGCAGATATGGGATGCATACGCGCAGAAACTGCATGCCACAGTGACTGACGCCAAAGCTAACGCTTTCTCGAAACTGGCGTTTGACGGCCAGAATGCGCTGTATTTTATGACGGCCGACAACACGATAGCAAAGTGGCAGGATGGCAAGCCGCAAGAGACGGTTTATAAGGCGCCCAACGATTTGCGTATCGTCTCCTTTGCGCCAGGTGCGGATGGCAGATGGCTGGTGATACAGGGCTGGCATGTCGTCGACGGCAAAATGCAGTACATCAAATCACTGCTGTTCAATACGCACGACCGGCAAACGGTAATTGACCAGGTTCCGGTGCGACAACGCGAGGGCGGCAACACTCAACGCTACCTGTTTGCTCCGCAGGGCAACGCCATTGCATTTCACGAGACCGAGGATAATGACAACCGTGTGCGCGTGTATCCCATGGATGCAGACGGAAAATTGCAGCAGGCCAGGAATTATGTGGTGCCGGGCGGGATTATCTGGGTAAGGTTCAGTCCGGATGCACGTCATGTTTTTGTGCGTGCGGCCAACGGCCTGTATCACATCGACTTGCGGCGCAACGATAGCCAGATCGCCAAAGTTGCTGGCCAGCTGATTCCAGACGATATTTATTTCAACGAAGATGGCAGGTCTTTTGTCGTGGTCTGGCAGAGTAACTACACCGTGTACGATATCGACAACAACACGCCGGTGACCTCCGGTAACGCGGGTATCAGCCTTTCGGCCATGCTGCGTGATGACGTAGCCAATGTGTCTCCTGACCTCACACAACGTGTGGAGAATCAGGAAGGAATATTTTTTCTGGTCACTGATCTGGCGCCGCCATTATTGCGTTCGCAATTGAATCTGGGACCGGATCTGATGTCATTTCGCGCCATGCCAGATGGCAAAGGCGTTGTGCTTTTGAAAAAAGATAGTCATAACCTGCAGTACGCAGCGCTGGGAGGCAACAGCAAACTCAGAGATTTCATACGCACGCCGGAGCAAATTGACCGCTTTGGCGTTGCCAGCGAACAGGACTACGTCTACACCATTTCCGAACCCAGGCAGGGTATGAGTACATTGCGGTTTTATCGTGCCACAACAGGTAAGCCGATGGGCAAGCCCTTATCAGTCAGAGGCGTGATATCGTTCAGCCATGATGGCAGCACGGTGTCCTCCCGAATTGACGACGAGAAAATGGCAATCTGGGAAATAGAGACAGGAAACCGTAAGCAGACTTTTGGCTTGCGTAAAAACGAGAAATATAAACTGTCGGCCGACTTGTCGATCATCCTGGTTCTGGAGTCGCCAAACAAGTGGCGGGTGCAGCAGGTTGCCACCGGCGAGATACTGCACCGGGAGCAGACCGAGCTCAAGGGCGCCTATTTCACGCCAGACAATAAATATCTGCTGGCTTTTTTCAACGGCAAGGCCCAGCTGTATGATCTGAAAGATTTTGTCAGCCGGCTGACGCTGCCTACCGCGGGCGATGCACCGAAGGCTGAATTGAGCCCGGACGGCAATATGCTTGCTATGGCCGAAGACAATAAATATATCCGTTTGTGGAACCTGGAGCGTAAACAGGCTGTTGGGCAAAAAATCCGAAATGATGCGGCAGGCGGTTATTTGAAATTTTCCCGGGACGGCCAGCTGCTGTTCGCATCCGATCCGCTGGACCTGCGCAGTGACAAGGGCATTGCCATGTATGACACGCAAACCGGGATGCCCGTTGTGATGCCATTTGCTATTAGTCGGATAGATGACGTGGTGCTGTTACCCGATGGCAAGGATATTGTCACGCTGGATACTCGCAGCAGTCAGTCAATACTGAATGTGTGGGCGGTGCCTGATGCCTTGCTTGGGCCGGTGCAGGAGCTGGCCGATCAGAGCGAAATCTACTTTGGCAAAAAGTATGACAACGACGCTGCGGCCGTAGTCGACGCGCCCAGTGTGGCGCAGCGTCCTGAATCATGGTTCTTCCAGGACCCGTACAATCGCCCGTTGGTGCCAGACTCCACGGTGCCGCTGACGGCTTATATCGAAAAACAGCTTCCCATACGTAATCCGGACCAGTTGCGCCTGATCTACAACTATTGGCGCTTTCATCCGCAGGCGCGGGCTGCGCTTGCCGTGTATTTCAGTCAGAATAAGGACACCGCATTCGTAGCCAATAGCCTGATACGCATGACTCAACTACAGCTTCAACGGGTAAAGGATGAAAGTGTCAGGAAGAAAACCGTGACGCTGCTTGAGCAGGCGCAGAAAAACATGCAGGAGCATCCGTAA